A single region of the Prosthecobacter fusiformis genome encodes:
- the pyrH gene encoding UMP kinase, producing MGDHTGTRKFRRILLKLSGEALREPGSTDNISPPIVEDIAAQIKAAHQTGLEIAVVVGGGNFWRGVSASNKGMERATADYMGMLATVMNSLALQSMLEAMDVPTRVQSAIEMKNVAEPFIRRVAMRHLELGRVVIFAAGTGNPFFSTDTTAALRASEIGADCVFKATKVDGIYCSDPNKNPDAVRYENISFHDCLTQQLKVMDATAFSLCMENNMPIIVFSMNEPDNIRRALIGEPMGTLVNATGSV from the coding sequence ATGGGCGATCACACAGGCACACGGAAATTTAGGCGCATTCTTCTTAAACTCAGCGGTGAGGCTCTCCGGGAGCCAGGCAGCACCGATAACATTTCTCCTCCCATCGTCGAGGACATCGCGGCCCAGATCAAAGCCGCCCACCAGACCGGGCTGGAAATCGCCGTCGTCGTCGGCGGGGGAAATTTCTGGCGCGGCGTCAGTGCCAGCAACAAAGGCATGGAGCGCGCCACCGCCGATTACATGGGCATGCTCGCCACCGTCATGAATTCCCTCGCCCTCCAGTCCATGCTGGAGGCCATGGATGTGCCCACCCGCGTCCAAAGCGCCATCGAAATGAAAAACGTGGCCGAGCCCTTCATCCGCCGCGTCGCCATGCGCCACCTGGAGCTGGGCCGCGTTGTCATCTTCGCCGCCGGCACCGGAAATCCCTTCTTCTCCACCGATACCACCGCCGCCCTCCGCGCCAGCGAGATCGGCGCCGATTGCGTCTTCAAAGCCACCAAAGTGGACGGCATCTACTGCTCGGATCCCAATAAAAACCCGGACGCCGTGCGCTATGAAAACATCAGCTTCCACGACTGCCTCACCCAGCAGCTTAAGGTCATGGACGCCACCGCCTTCTCCCTCTGCATGGAAAACAACATGCCCATCATCGTCTTCAGCATGAATGAGCCGGATAACATCCGCCGCGCCCTCATCGGTGAGCCCATGGGCACCCTCGTCAATGCCACTGGCAGCGTCTAA
- the xerA gene encoding site-specific tyrosine recombinase/integron integrase, translating to MSTPLPPDALGEAFLQFMEVERRSSPRTLENYAHALKTFREGHKNFTTWEALTADDFRLYLFGQMKREMSRATIRLHFSALRSFFKWLTRRQGWTQNPLLDVQLPKQEKKLPVVLTLTQITDMLDLPMKLEKERAAPVWAGERDAAILELFYSTGMRLSELASVNVEDVDSYSDTVRVIGKGRKERLLPIGTPAMEAIQRYRVKAGVHHGPLFLSKLRKRITNQAIADVVDKYWKKSGLPIHVTPHKLRHSFATHLLNNGADLRSVQELLGHASLSTTQIYTHVSTQRMKEVYDASHPRA from the coding sequence ATGTCCACCCCGCTGCCGCCAGATGCCCTTGGTGAGGCCTTCCTCCAGTTCATGGAGGTGGAGCGGCGATCCTCCCCGCGCACGCTGGAAAACTATGCCCACGCGCTGAAGACCTTCCGCGAGGGCCACAAAAACTTCACCACTTGGGAGGCCCTCACCGCCGATGACTTTCGGCTTTATTTGTTCGGCCAGATGAAGCGGGAAATGAGCCGCGCCACCATCCGCCTGCATTTTTCCGCCCTGCGTTCCTTCTTTAAATGGCTGACCCGCCGCCAGGGCTGGACCCAAAATCCCCTGCTGGATGTCCAGCTCCCCAAGCAGGAAAAAAAACTGCCCGTCGTCCTCACCCTCACGCAGATCACCGACATGCTGGACCTGCCTATGAAGCTGGAAAAAGAACGCGCTGCCCCCGTCTGGGCAGGTGAAAGAGATGCCGCCATCCTCGAGCTTTTTTACTCCACCGGCATGCGCCTTAGCGAACTCGCCAGCGTCAACGTCGAAGACGTGGATTCCTACAGTGATACCGTCCGTGTCATCGGCAAAGGCCGCAAAGAGCGCCTCCTGCCCATCGGCACACCCGCCATGGAGGCCATCCAGCGCTACCGTGTCAAAGCAGGCGTCCACCACGGTCCCCTTTTCCTCAGCAAGCTGCGCAAACGCATCACCAATCAAGCCATCGCCGATGTCGTGGACAAATACTGGAAAAAATCCGGCCTGCCCATCCACGTCACACCGCATAAGCTCAGGCACAGCTTCGCCACCCACCTCCTCAATAATGGGGCAGATCTCCGCAGCGTGCAGGAACTCCTCGGCCACGCCAGCCTCAGCACCACACAGATCTACACCCACGTCTCCACTCAGCGGATGAAAGAAGTCTATGATGCCTCCCATCCCCGTGCCTAA
- a CDS encoding alpha/beta hydrolase produces the protein MTRFSSLLFIAAIAVSPALAQTPAPLTPPAKPAKKPDALDQLAAKITATRTLVYKKAGDRELLLHILEPAGHKPTDTRACFITIHGGGWTGGNPQRMMPFADHYARQGLVGISIQYRLNNAKAGVTVYDCVKDARSAVRYVRAHAKELGIDPQKIIVSGGSAGGHLAAATALFDTVNEEGEDLSISTTPNALVLLFPVIDCSKEGYGQAKIGATWQELSPVHHVRAGLPPTITFHGTGDTVTPFIGAKNFHEAMLKAGNKSELVINEGGGHGYLMRDRALLDDTLARSDAFLAGLGLIAQP, from the coding sequence ATGACCCGTTTTTCCAGCCTGCTTTTCATCGCCGCCATTGCCGTCAGCCCCGCCCTTGCGCAGACGCCTGCACCGCTAACCCCACCCGCGAAACCTGCCAAAAAGCCCGATGCCTTGGATCAGCTCGCAGCCAAAATCACCGCCACCCGTACCCTCGTTTATAAAAAGGCAGGGGATCGTGAACTGCTGCTCCATATCCTTGAGCCTGCCGGGCATAAGCCCACGGATACCCGCGCTTGCTTCATCACCATCCATGGCGGTGGCTGGACGGGCGGCAATCCACAGCGCATGATGCCCTTTGCAGATCATTATGCCCGTCAGGGCCTCGTCGGCATCAGCATCCAGTATCGTCTGAATAATGCCAAGGCTGGTGTGACGGTCTATGATTGTGTCAAGGATGCCCGTAGCGCCGTGCGTTACGTTCGCGCGCATGCCAAAGAGCTGGGCATCGATCCGCAAAAGATCATCGTCAGCGGCGGCTCAGCCGGTGGGCACCTCGCCGCCGCCACCGCCCTTTTTGATACCGTCAATGAAGAAGGGGAAGACCTCAGCATCTCCACCACCCCCAATGCCCTCGTCCTTCTTTTCCCCGTCATCGATTGTTCCAAAGAAGGCTACGGCCAGGCTAAAATCGGTGCCACCTGGCAGGAGCTTTCCCCCGTCCACCATGTGCGTGCCGGCCTGCCACCCACGATCACCTTTCACGGCACGGGCGATACCGTCACCCCATTCATCGGAGCCAAAAACTTCCATGAGGCCATGCTCAAAGCCGGGAATAAAAGCGAACTTGTCATCAATGAAGGCGGCGGCCACGGTTACCTCATGCGTGACCGCGCCCTGCTGGATGACACCCTCGCCCGCAGCGATGCCTTTCTGGCTGGACTCGGCCTCATCGCCCAGCCGTAA
- a CDS encoding ThuA domain-containing protein, whose amino-acid sequence MFPKILAPLACLGLALSLVFAAPDAKKPRILFFSKSSGFEHSVISWKNGQPSYAEKVLQELGEKQGWEFEFSKDGSKFGKDYLAQFDAVFFYTTGNLLEAGTDKQPPMSAEGKQALFDYVKSGKGFIGTHSASDTFHTDNESAKGPERYLNHGEKADPYVRFIGAEFIKHGAQQVAKNTVVNPKFPGFEKVGTEYSFHEEWYSLKDFTPDIHVLSVMDAPAMKGAEYERPAFPSTWARKEGDGRVWYTAMGHREDIWTNPVFQDILIGGIRWAIGAVEADVPPNLKEVAPGAYTNPPYVAPKPPAPKKEKKEKVKQP is encoded by the coding sequence ATGTTTCCAAAAATCCTCGCCCCGCTCGCCTGTCTAGGCCTCGCACTCAGTCTCGTCTTTGCCGCACCTGATGCGAAGAAACCACGCATCCTGTTTTTCTCCAAATCCAGCGGGTTTGAGCACAGTGTGATTTCGTGGAAAAACGGCCAGCCAAGTTATGCTGAAAAAGTGCTTCAGGAACTGGGTGAGAAGCAGGGATGGGAATTCGAGTTTTCCAAGGATGGCTCGAAGTTTGGCAAAGACTATCTGGCGCAGTTCGACGCGGTGTTTTTCTATACGACAGGCAACCTGCTGGAAGCGGGAACGGATAAGCAGCCGCCGATGAGTGCGGAAGGCAAGCAGGCGCTGTTCGACTACGTGAAGTCAGGCAAGGGATTCATCGGCACACATTCCGCCAGCGATACCTTTCATACCGACAACGAGTCTGCGAAGGGACCTGAGCGGTATCTGAACCATGGCGAAAAAGCGGATCCGTATGTGCGTTTCATTGGTGCGGAGTTCATCAAGCATGGTGCGCAGCAGGTGGCGAAGAATACGGTGGTGAACCCGAAGTTCCCAGGATTTGAAAAGGTGGGTACGGAGTATTCCTTCCATGAAGAATGGTATTCACTGAAGGACTTCACCCCGGACATCCATGTACTGAGCGTGATGGATGCGCCAGCGATGAAGGGTGCGGAATATGAGCGCCCGGCTTTCCCAAGCACCTGGGCACGCAAGGAAGGCGATGGCCGCGTGTGGTATACAGCCATGGGCCACCGTGAGGACATCTGGACGAATCCGGTGTTCCAGGACATCCTCATCGGCGGTATCCGCTGGGCCATCGGTGCGGTGGAAGCTGATGTGCCGCCTAACCTGAAGGAAGTGGCTCCTGGTGCCTATACCAATCCGCCGTATGTGGCCCCGAAGCCACCGGCACCGAAGAAGGAAAAGAAAGAGAAAGTGAAGCAGCCTTGA
- a CDS encoding LamG domain-containing protein produces the protein MHRLLLPAFLLLTLAPLPAATLQESWETGYKGTDATGKHVLGYWKFDAGAELMDSSGKGHELMENGATLKAEGRLGQGIESDAGAAKPHALRVTGKESLTPAGAFTLEMWIKPKPEFDKAGRCYLMDKRYVPDNHTDYAWQIMEADAAGSRSMSLALGFGAVSATFYSDPFKLITGEWQHIAITYDAAGTTTFYHNGSLISQMYKPGLGSLVPGVKALHIGDRIGSNYGGFPGFIDEVRLCSGMLRFESISLEITSPRRVWQRMERAAPVILTCVNLRREPVTAASLTVTLGEKTETFPLPSLASGATHEVKFAINTELKPDTYTLQARLQMGDSTSDKSAEYQIVPRPTPQMPVILWGGGDLAQMKDVGFTHYMALGVSNMSEIWTHRHDPKTLPAADPDTIASNRAALDEALANGMNIISRLSPGRYLEETHPELLRVDRSGKPYTRHDIAGQNPELPPFFEKVGRSFSSTYGQHPALAATLLNSEVRDASQPSFTPDDINAYRHFANADIPTEVVTRRGVDWTKLKDFPADRVIPDDHPILKYYRWFWTVGDGWNSLHSALNKGVKSSARRDFWTFFDPAVRQPSISGAGGNVDVLSHWTYTYPDPQRIGLCTDQLLAMSEASGKRQRIMKMTQLIWYRSQTAPIKKAQPEDAVAWEDHDPDAAYITIAPMHLKEAFWTKLSRPIDGIMYHGWQSLVPTQSTSGYKYTNPNTVHVLKELIHDVIRPLGPTLMSIPDERAEVAVLESFTSQMFASRGGYGGNLGWAADLWLALQHAHIRTDIMFEETLLKNGLSGRKILVMPDCDVLTTSVVERIQAWQKKGGKIIADENLCPALTADLTIPSFKRTKNAAADKAQVLALATTLGPQLLALGHTPHVTADSPEVILRTRRFGDAQYLFVINDHREAGNYVGQRGLVMENGLPTSATLSLAQENATIYDLTRGSLIIPQRDATGLLRWQVDLGPCDGRIFMILPKPLLQLTADLSPTAKRGQTAALNIRLTTTQDTPLKAVIPVEIQIRDANGKAAEGSGHYAAENGLLTLPLSIATNDDPGTWEVRIRELASRMETTRWMTVTP, from the coding sequence ATGCACCGCCTGCTTCTCCCTGCCTTCCTGCTCCTCACCCTCGCACCTCTGCCCGCCGCCACTTTGCAGGAATCCTGGGAAACCGGTTACAAAGGCACCGACGCCACCGGCAAACACGTCCTCGGCTACTGGAAATTTGATGCTGGGGCAGAGCTTATGGACAGCTCCGGGAAAGGCCACGAACTCATGGAAAACGGTGCCACCTTAAAGGCCGAAGGCCGACTGGGGCAGGGGATTGAATCCGACGCCGGGGCCGCCAAACCCCACGCCCTCCGTGTCACCGGTAAAGAAAGCCTCACTCCCGCAGGTGCCTTCACGCTGGAAATGTGGATCAAGCCCAAGCCCGAATTCGACAAGGCCGGCCGCTGTTACCTCATGGACAAGCGTTACGTCCCGGATAACCACACCGACTACGCCTGGCAGATCATGGAAGCCGATGCCGCTGGCTCCCGCAGCATGTCTCTGGCCCTAGGTTTCGGGGCCGTCTCCGCCACGTTTTATTCGGACCCTTTTAAGCTCATCACCGGCGAATGGCAGCACATCGCCATCACTTACGATGCCGCCGGTACCACCACCTTTTATCACAATGGCTCCCTCATCAGCCAGATGTATAAACCCGGTCTCGGCAGCCTCGTCCCGGGAGTCAAAGCCCTTCACATAGGCGACCGCATCGGCAGCAATTACGGCGGCTTCCCAGGCTTCATTGATGAAGTGCGCCTCTGCTCCGGCATGCTTCGTTTTGAGAGCATCTCCCTGGAGATCACTAGCCCGCGCCGCGTCTGGCAGCGCATGGAGCGCGCAGCTCCCGTGATCCTGACCTGTGTCAATCTGCGTCGCGAGCCCGTCACCGCGGCCAGCCTCACCGTGACCTTGGGTGAAAAGACCGAAACCTTCCCCCTCCCGTCCCTCGCCTCCGGTGCCACTCATGAGGTCAAATTCGCCATCAATACAGAGCTGAAACCCGACACCTATACCCTCCAGGCCCGCCTCCAGATGGGCGATTCCACCTCGGATAAATCCGCCGAATACCAGATCGTCCCGCGTCCGACCCCCCAGATGCCCGTCATCCTTTGGGGCGGTGGCGACCTCGCCCAAATGAAGGACGTCGGTTTCACCCACTACATGGCGCTCGGTGTATCCAACATGAGCGAAATTTGGACACATCGCCACGATCCCAAAACCCTCCCAGCCGCTGACCCAGACACCATCGCCAGCAATCGTGCCGCTTTGGATGAAGCCCTCGCCAATGGCATGAACATCATCTCGCGCCTTTCCCCCGGACGTTATCTGGAGGAGACACACCCAGAGCTCCTCCGCGTTGATCGCTCTGGCAAGCCCTATACCCGGCATGACATCGCTGGCCAGAACCCGGAGCTTCCGCCCTTCTTTGAAAAGGTAGGCCGCAGTTTCTCCAGCACCTATGGCCAGCATCCCGCCCTTGCCGCCACCCTGTTGAATAGCGAGGTCCGCGATGCCTCCCAGCCCTCCTTTACTCCGGATGACATCAATGCCTACCGCCACTTCGCCAATGCCGACATCCCAACTGAGGTAGTCACTCGACGTGGAGTGGACTGGACCAAGCTCAAGGATTTCCCTGCAGATCGTGTCATCCCGGATGATCATCCCATCCTCAAATACTACCGCTGGTTCTGGACCGTTGGCGATGGCTGGAACAGCCTCCACAGCGCCCTCAATAAAGGCGTCAAAAGCAGCGCGCGCCGCGACTTCTGGACCTTCTTCGATCCCGCCGTCCGCCAGCCCAGCATCAGCGGTGCTGGCGGCAATGTAGATGTCCTCTCCCACTGGACCTATACCTACCCGGATCCCCAGCGCATCGGCCTGTGTACGGATCAGCTCCTCGCCATGAGCGAGGCCTCAGGCAAGCGCCAGCGCATCATGAAAATGACTCAGCTCATCTGGTATCGCAGCCAGACCGCGCCCATCAAAAAAGCCCAGCCGGAGGATGCCGTCGCCTGGGAGGATCACGACCCCGATGCCGCCTACATCACCATCGCTCCCATGCACCTCAAGGAAGCTTTCTGGACCAAGCTCTCCCGCCCCATTGATGGCATCATGTACCACGGCTGGCAGTCCCTAGTGCCCACCCAGAGTACCAGCGGATACAAATACACCAATCCCAACACCGTCCATGTGCTGAAGGAGCTCATCCACGACGTCATCCGCCCTCTCGGCCCCACCCTCATGAGCATCCCGGATGAGCGCGCCGAAGTCGCCGTTTTAGAAAGCTTCACCTCGCAGATGTTCGCCAGCCGTGGCGGTTACGGTGGCAACCTCGGCTGGGCTGCGGATCTCTGGCTCGCCCTCCAGCACGCCCACATCCGCACCGACATCATGTTCGAGGAAACACTCCTCAAAAACGGCCTCAGCGGTCGCAAAATCCTCGTCATGCCGGATTGCGATGTCCTCACCACCTCCGTCGTGGAGCGCATCCAGGCTTGGCAAAAGAAAGGCGGCAAGATCATCGCGGATGAAAACCTCTGCCCCGCCCTCACCGCAGACCTCACCATCCCCAGCTTCAAGCGCACCAAAAACGCCGCTGCGGACAAAGCCCAGGTCCTCGCTCTCGCCACCACCCTCGGCCCTCAGTTACTCGCCCTCGGCCACACGCCCCATGTCACCGCCGATAGCCCCGAAGTCATCCTCCGCACCCGGCGTTTTGGCGATGCCCAGTACCTCTTTGTCATCAATGACCATCGCGAAGCTGGCAACTACGTCGGCCAGCGCGGCCTCGTCATGGAAAATGGCCTGCCCACCAGTGCCACCCTCAGCCTCGCGCAGGAAAATGCCACCATCTATGACCTCACCCGCGGCTCCCTCATCATCCCTCAGCGCGATGCCACCGGCCTCCTGCGTTGGCAGGTGGACCTCGGCCCCTGCGATGGCCGCATCTTCATGATCTTGCCCAAGCCTCTCCTCCAGCTCACAGCGGACCTATCTCCCACCGCGAAACGTGGACAAACTGCCGCTTTAAACATCCGCCTCACCACCACCCAGGACACCCCTTTAAAAGCCGTCATCCCCGTGGAAATCCAGATCCGCGATGCCAATGGCAAAGCCGCAGAAGGCAGCGGTCATTATGCTGCCGAAAACGGCCTCCTCACCCTCCCGCTCTCCATCGCCACCAATGACGATCCCGGCACCTGGGAAGTCCGCATCCGCGAGCTCGCCTCTCGCATGGAAACCACCCGCTGGATGACCGTCACTCCTTGA
- a CDS encoding YkgJ family cysteine cluster protein, translating to MTAQPHLDESKPYYQCQRCGNCCRWPGDVNITSAEATAIAAHIGMPEDEFIRDCTRLNANRTGLSIIDKPNGECLFLDGINTCRIQTVKPHQCSGFPNLWNFPGWRDKCEAIEV from the coding sequence ATGACCGCCCAGCCACATCTTGACGAATCCAAGCCCTACTATCAGTGCCAGCGCTGTGGAAACTGCTGCCGCTGGCCGGGCGATGTCAACATCACCTCGGCGGAGGCCACCGCCATCGCAGCCCATATCGGCATGCCGGAGGATGAATTCATTCGCGATTGCACCCGCCTCAATGCCAACCGCACCGGCCTCTCCATCATCGATAAGCCCAATGGCGAATGCCTCTTTTTGGACGGCATCAATACCTGCCGCATCCAGACCGTAAAGCCCCACCAATGCTCCGGCTTCCCCAACCTCTGGAACTTCCCCGGCTGGCGGGATAAATGCGAAGCCATCGAGGTCTAA
- the trpE gene encoding anthranilate synthase component I, with translation MVNALCRIAMSAPHLQPDLPTFRSLAQQGNLVPVVAELTADYETPLSAFQKIHDGRCGFLLESAELTQHSGRYSLLGSSPRMIFTARGKEIEIEERGKTRTFTTATDPLDELKKLMAPFQPLESHPIPVFHGGAVGYLGYDMVRFFEPTLTAPPKDELGLPEMVYMITDTVVIFDHRTRKMSLVANVHTDEHADLDAAYTWAQAQIATLMDKLSQPLAVKPLQTIAPVSNEQMPPPVSNTTQAEYEAMVVKMKEYIGAGDIFQGVPSQRFETDYTGTPMDLYRALRHVNPSPYMFCLQFPQGFSLVGSSPEVHVKCLNGRIDIRPIAGTRWRGKTRSEDDALADELLNDPKERAEHIMLVDLARNDVGRVAEYGTVKVSDLMIIERYSHVMHIVSNVDGRLHEDKDAYDVMRATFPAGTVSGSPKVRAMAIINELEKSKRCAYAGAVGYFGFDGNLDSCIALRTCVLKDGKAYVQAGAGIVADSVPTSEYQETVNKATGMLRAIEWARQLGA, from the coding sequence ATGGTGAATGCCCTTTGCCGCATTGCCATGTCCGCCCCGCATCTCCAGCCAGACCTCCCCACCTTTCGCTCCCTCGCCCAGCAGGGAAACCTCGTCCCGGTGGTCGCAGAGCTCACGGCTGATTACGAGACCCCTCTCTCCGCCTTTCAAAAGATCCACGATGGCCGCTGCGGCTTCCTGCTGGAATCCGCAGAGCTCACCCAGCACTCCGGCCGTTACAGCCTCCTCGGCAGTTCCCCACGCATGATCTTCACCGCACGCGGTAAGGAGATCGAGATCGAAGAACGCGGCAAGACCCGCACCTTCACCACCGCCACAGATCCCCTGGACGAGCTCAAAAAGCTCATGGCCCCCTTTCAGCCTCTCGAGTCCCATCCCATCCCCGTCTTCCATGGCGGTGCCGTTGGCTACTTGGGATACGACATGGTCCGCTTTTTTGAGCCCACCCTCACGGCACCACCGAAGGACGAACTCGGCCTTCCTGAAATGGTGTACATGATCACGGATACCGTCGTCATCTTTGACCACCGTACCCGCAAGATGTCCCTCGTGGCCAATGTCCACACGGATGAGCATGCCGATCTCGATGCTGCTTACACCTGGGCCCAGGCACAGATCGCCACCTTGATGGATAAGCTCTCGCAGCCCCTCGCGGTGAAGCCCCTTCAGACCATCGCCCCGGTCAGCAATGAACAGATGCCCCCACCGGTCAGCAACACCACCCAGGCCGAATACGAAGCCATGGTGGTCAAAATGAAGGAATACATCGGCGCTGGGGATATCTTCCAGGGCGTCCCTTCGCAAAGGTTCGAGACCGACTATACCGGCACGCCCATGGATCTCTACCGCGCCCTGCGCCATGTGAATCCTTCCCCCTACATGTTCTGCCTCCAGTTCCCGCAGGGTTTCTCCCTCGTTGGCAGCTCTCCGGAGGTCCATGTCAAATGCCTCAATGGCCGTATCGATATCCGCCCCATCGCCGGCACCCGCTGGAGGGGAAAAACCCGCTCCGAGGACGATGCCCTGGCGGATGAACTCCTCAACGATCCCAAAGAGCGTGCCGAGCACATCATGCTCGTGGACCTCGCTCGCAACGACGTCGGCCGCGTCGCCGAATACGGCACCGTCAAGGTCAGCGACCTCATGATCATCGAGCGCTACAGCCACGTCATGCACATCGTCAGCAACGTGGACGGCCGTCTTCATGAGGACAAAGATGCCTATGACGTCATGCGCGCCACCTTCCCGGCAGGCACCGTCAGCGGCAGTCCCAAGGTCCGCGCCATGGCCATCATCAATGAACTGGAAAAAAGCAAACGCTGCGCCTATGCCGGCGCTGTCGGTTACTTCGGTTTCGATGGCAACCTGGATTCCTGCATCGCCCTGCGCACCTGCGTGCTCAAGGATGGCAAAGCCTACGTCCAGGCAGGTGCCGGCATCGTTGCAGATTCCGTCCCCACCAGCGAATACCAGGAAACCGTCAACAAAGCCACCGGCATGCTCCGCGCCATCGAATGGGCCCGCCAGCTCGGAGCCTAA